From the Oncorhynchus kisutch isolate 150728-3 linkage group LG27, Okis_V2, whole genome shotgun sequence genome, the window TAGGGGTCCGATTTAGGCTTTGGGCTGTTGCAACTGTGTGTgtagtaacgtgtgtgtgtgtgtgtgtgtgtgtccagtggtgACAGAGGAGGAGCTTGTTTTCGCTCTAAACGAGGGAGAGGAGATAACACCCCCTGCCGCCGCCCAGAAGCAGTTCTCGACCAGTGGCCAGCCAGAGAACGTCAGCTCCACCAATGGACAGACAGAGGCGGAATTAGAGAACGACCCCCTAAACTAcagtatggaggagaccaagtaAGACCCGCCCCCTCACAACGTTACACAACTTTAACCCTGTCTCCTAAACCCTGTCTCCTAACCCTCTACAGTAAGATCCGGGAACAGTTGGGGATGAAGCCTATTCCTAGAGACAAGTTCTCCTCCCCATCACCTCGACCTGCAGCTAGGAAGGTAACAGACACTCCTCTGCTACCCAGACAACACTCCTCTGCTACCCAGACGACACTCCTCTGCTACCCAGACGACACTCCTCTGCTACCCAGACGACACTCCTCTGCTACCCAGACGACACTCCTCTGCTACCCAGACGACACTCCTCTGCTACCCAGACGACACTCCTCTGCTACCCAGACGACACTCCTCTGCTACCCAGACGACACTCCTCTGCTACCCAGACGACACTCCTCTGCTACCCAGACGACACTCCTCTGCTACCCAGACGACACTCCTCTGCTACCCAGACGACACTCCTCTGCTACCCAGACGACACTCCTCTGCTACCCAGACGACACTCCTCTGCTACCCAGACAACACTCCTCTGCTACCCAGACAACACTCCTCTGCTGTCTACACACTAACTATTTGGTGATGGGGTCTTCCATTCATACTATGGTTTCATTCATGTATttcaaatgtatgtatgtatgtatgtatgtatgtatgtatgtatgtatgtatgtatgtatgtatgtatgtactgtatgtgtgtatgtatgtatgtatgtgtgtatgtatgtactgtatgtgtgtatgtatgtatgtatgtatgtatgtatgtatgtatgtatgtatgtatgtatgtatgtatgtatgtatgtatgtatgtatgtatgtatgtatgtatgtatgtatgtatgtatgtatgtatgtatgtatgtatgtatgtatgtatgtatgtactgtatgtgtgtatgtatgtatgtatgtgtgtatgtatgtactgtatgtgtgtatgtatgtatgtatgtatgtatgtatgtatgtatgtatgtatgtatgtatgtatgtatgtactgtatgtatgtatgtatgtatgtatgtatgtatgtatgtatgtatgtatgtatgtactgtatgtgtgtatgtactgtatgtgtgtatgtactgtatgtgtgtatgtactgtatgtgtgtatgtactgtatgtgtgtatgtatgtactgtatgtgtgtatgtatgtatgtatgtatatgtgtatgtatgtatgtatgtatgtatgtatgtatgtatgtactgtatgtatgtatgtatgtatgtatgtatgtatgtatgtatgtatgtatgtatgtatgtatgtatgtatgtatgtatgtactgtttgTAGGTATGtattgatgatgtgtgtgtgtttccagtcccACACTCTGGAGGCGGTGCTTATGCTGTTGAAAGatctggaggaggaggagctacgcATCGTTCACGCGGCAACCCAGAACAGACAGCTtcgatcacacacacaccccaagctcacacacacactgcagggagatggacccatcgacacacacacactgcagggagatggacccatcgacacacacacactgcagggagatggacccatcgacacacacacactgcagggagatggaaccatcgacacacacacactgacaaactcCAGAGAGAGAACGACCGACATcgagcactgacacacacacactccaacactaagacacacacacactcccattgaTTTTAAACACTAATGCAACCACCCAACACTGAGGTAGACACACAAGTCATGTTTATGCTCCGTGACCAGAGGGAGAGGTAAGGGTTCACATgctcccctaggtacagatctaggatcagcttcccctcccccaatcctaaccttcaccattagtgggggggggggaatgcaaaacggacccaagatcagcgtctagggACTTTACCCTACTCCGGGCTCACACACCCACCAAACCTTGGTACACACACGCTTCAGTATTGTTGTGACAGGCTTTTAGCCAAATAGAGGAGACTGAAGGGAGAAGTCAGAGCTAATCGTCGCTATCTATTCTCTAGCAGCATGTCGCTATCAATTCACTAGCAGCATGTCGCTATCAATTCACGTGCAGCATGTCGCTATCAATTCACGTGCAGCATGTCGCTATCAATTCACTAGCAGCGCGTCGCTATCAATTCCATAGCAGCATGTCGCTATCAATTCCCTAGCAGCGCGTCGCTATCAATTCCCTAGCAGCATGTCGCTATCAATTTCCTAGCAGCGCGTCGCTATCAATTCCCTAGCAGCATGTCGCTATCAATTTCCTAGCAGCGCGTGGCTATCAATTCCCTAGCAGCGTGTCGCTATCAATTCTCTAGCAGCGTGTCGCTATCAATTCTCTAGCAGCGTGTCGCTATCAATTCTCTAGCAGCGTGTCGCTATCAATTCCCTAGCAGCATGTCGCTATCAATTCCCTAGCAGCATGTCGCTATCAATTCCCTAGCAGCATGTCGCTATCTATTCCCTAGCAGCATGTCGCTATCTATTCCCTAGCAGCATGTCACTATCTGCCTTTCCTTAATCAGTGAATGAGTGTTTAGGCAAACTGCTTTGTGTAAATAAAGAGACACTTTAATGCGTAAAAAAAAAAACGCCATTTAAGAGTTGACAACATACATGCATACAACAGTTTATGTACACTGAacccaaaaatatataaatgcaacatgtaaagtgttggtcccatgtttaatgagcttaaataaaagatcccacaCATTTTCCATAAGCACTAAAAGATTATTTCTCTAATTTTGTGCTCAAACTTTGTTtacttccctgttagtgagcttttctcctttgccaagataatacatccacctgacaggtgtgacatatcaagaagctgattaaaaagcatgatcattacacaggtgcaccttgtgctggggacaataaaaggccactctaaaatgtgcagttttgtcacatgaCACAATGCCAAACGTCTCAAGTTGAGGACGCGCGCAATtgacatgttgactgcaggaatgtccaccagagctgttactaGAGAgtttgttaatttctctaccataagccgccttcaacatcgttttagacgatttggcagtacgtccaactggcctcacaaatgCAGACcctgtgtaaccacgccagcccaggatctccacattcAACTTTGTCATGGAtcctctgagaccagccacccagacagctgatgaaactgtgggattgtctgagaccagccaccaggacagctgatgaaactgcgggtttgtctgagaccagccaccaggacagctgatgaaactgcgggtttgcacaaccgaagaatttctgcaaaaACTCAGAAGCTCGtcgtcttgacctgactgcagtttggcattgTAACCGATTTTCCATAAGGGGGGGGTGGCATGTTGTTTTTTACTGGACCTCCTATGGGGATATATGAATAAAACATGTTCTATACATTCAATAAATCGTATTCGTCAAGTGCCTTTGTTACAACTATGAAACAGAAAGTCACGGTGTTGGAACCCGGTATAAGTCATGGTGTTGGAACCCGGTATAAGCCATGGTGTTGGACCCGGTATAAGCCATGGTGTTGGAACCCGGTATAAGTCACGGTGTTGGAACCCGGTATAAGCCACGGTGTTGGAACCCGGTATAAGTCACGGTGTTGGAACCCGGTATAAGTCACGGTGTTGGAACCCGGTATAAGTCACGGTGTTGGAACCCGGTATAAGCCACGGTGTTGGAACCCGGTATAAGTCACGGTGTTGGAACCCGGTATAAGCCACGGTGTTGGAACCCGGTATAAGCTTATTTTTATAACGAAAACATCAGTAGCCTAAAAATCATTACAAGTGCTAAGTGTGCTTGATAACAGTGAAAATCATCCCAAAAGCAATAATGGCATAATgagagcctgattcctctctaggtttattcctagaTTCTCTCAGATGGGTTCTGaccgtttgtgcagaaattcgtCGGTTGCGCAAACCCacagttcctctctaggtttattcctagactcctgcctttctagggagtttttcctagccactgtgcttctacatctgcattgcttgatgtttggggttttacGCTGGGTTTCTTTATAAACACTTTGTGACAttagctgatgtaaaaagggctttataaatacatttgatttgaatataagGGTTGATATGATAGTAGTCAGTTGGAGCATGTCACATGAACAACGAAAGCTGTTGTGTTGCTGATTTAGTTTCTTACTGGAGGTGTAGGGCCGGCTCCCTCAatgatgacattttgtgctgATAATAGCCTGTAGAATTCTTCTGTTTCttttggtggtggtgtgggcaCCTGCTCAATGCACACAGTTCTGGCTTTATTGCGCTCATGCCTCAGAGGTGTAAGTTCAGGTTGAGGCCTAGAATCAGAATACTCATCAGAGATGTCACCATGATTAATTTCTTCCTCACCATCGGAGTCGTTTTCATTCACATTTTGTAGCAATGCTAATGAGTGCATCCATTCGTCTTGGTCTTCttgcagtggtgattttagcatgtaaatcttggtggggcaaacattttttttaaagttttagatgcatgccagcaaagccacaacacaatcctaaacaatacattaattgcactataacggtgcccacaaactgttaggtcctacataaagctgtcccaacagcagagctttcttttcagcaccatggagtgaatccttaccactgctacacctggctatcagcggagccttgccTGGCAGCAAAACATTCcacctcatttactgcctttaaaaaaacatagctgatatggctgacttgcttcatcaaatgtggtttctactgacaattgagatgtacaaactcgAGAGGACAacgagcagataagaggcaatccgtaattttgattaagacattgagcgagctaggactgacgtagtcaatataactatttgttcagcacttttgaaatgtacagcgacataattcagaacatgggccgttcttatagtgttctccctgtacaccaagtcagaaccgtaggataaataaagggggcatgtaagcagacaatgaaagctcttacaatattcaatgattacatttctctaaaacaggctataggctacatgtccaccaccaagtcagaacagtaggcaaaattaagaggggaaaaagtgagcacaacacaacaaggtgagtccaaaaatgcattgtatgctgctgcataaatgatgtaatgtgccagggagatatgtaaaCTGTAgcaaagaaagtaatactaagtgtatgttgtgaagtaagctgttagtagcccatgtgcctcaccctaataatggGGTCCTAATAAGTGTAAccacaaatggtggtcacaccagatactgactggttttctgatccaagcaccatgtgaaatccatagattagggcctaatgaatgtattcccagtcatgtgaaatccatagattagggcctaatgaatgtattcccagtcatgtgaaatccatagattagggcctaatgaatgtattcccagtcatgtgaaatccatagattagggcctaatgaatgtattcccagtcatgtgaaatccatagattagggcctaatgaatgtattcccagtcatgtgaaatccatagattagggcctaatgaatgtatttcatttgactgatttcctcatatgaactgcaagtaaaatctttgaaattgttgcatgttgagtttatcgTTGTGCTACTATTTCCTTTTATTTTGAGcaattatttaattaattttgaATTCTGCATTATTGGGAAAGGGCTAGTAAATAAGcataaagtctacacctgttgtattcagggcatttcacggtaaagtctacacctgttgtattcagggcatttcacggtaaagtctacacctgttgtattcagggcatttcacagtaaagtctacacctgttgtattcagggcatttcacggtaaagtctacacctgttgtatacagggcatttcacggtaaagtctacacctgttgtattcagggcatttcacggtaaagtctacacctgttgtattcagggcatttcacggtaaagtctacacctgttgtattcagggcatttcacggtaagtctacacctgttatattcggggcatttcacggtaaagtctacacctgttgtattcagggcaTTTGACTAATATAATGTTATTTGGTTGTGTGGAACAGCTCACCAAAGACACAAAGCGGTAGGAAAGATGTTCCAAGTTATtatatctaccagtaaatgcGAAGCCAAGAATGGCTATGCAAACCATATCAAAAAGTTCAAAGTCTTGGTTGAATATTTGCGAATGTGAAATTCAGTCATCATGTAATAGCCTACTTTGCAAATCTGACATTTCCTCTAGGCTCTTTGGCGCTTGAAAAGTCATTGGCGTTATGGTAACCGATTTAGAAGTTCTACTGCTATTCCGTGATTTTATTTCTGATCAGTTTTCATGAAAAATATAGCGGCTTTGGTTTGCTTCCTGATGTTTCATTTGAAGGGTGTTGCGCTATTCTGTTAAGCTAGTCTTTTGCGCTAGTCCTTTGCGCTAGTCCTTTGCGCTAGTCTTTTGCGCTAGTCCTTTGCGCTAGTCTGTTGCGCTAGTCTTTTGTGCTTGTTACATGTGAAGGTCTGACCACGACAACACTGAATGTTGTCTTCAACCTGGTTTTCCATACAAAGTCTTCCATTACAAAAGGGAACCTGGTTTTAGGTCGCTTTCTCATTTAAAAACATGATACATTAACTCTTCAACATCTCAaatggacagactgactactaccacatggacagtccattagtgtgtttgtgacagactgactactaccacatggacatagttcattagtgtgtttgtgtcagactgactactaccacatggacatagttcattagtgtgtttgtgtcagactgactaccacatggacagactgactactaccacatggacagagttcattagtgtgtttgtgtcagactgactactaccacatggacagactgactactaccacatggacatagttcattagtgtgtttgtgtcagactgactaccacatggacagactgactactaccacatggacatagttcattagtgtgtttgtgtcagactgactactaccacatggacagagttcattagtgtgtttgtgtcagacTGACTACCACATGGACATAGTtcattagtgtgtttgtgtcagactgactaccacatggacagactgactactaccacatggacatagttcattagtgtgtttgtgtcagactgactactaccacatggacagagttcattagtgtgtttgtgtcagacTGACAAGCCACATCTTTAGTGTGTTTGTATCAGACTGATTAG encodes:
- the cfap410 gene encoding cilia and flagella associated protein 410, translating into MKLTRKLVLAKAKASDLDSVKKLNCWGCNLTDISIFTQIPHIEVLTLSVNSILSLSSLSGCVCLSELYLRRNLIPSLSELSHLRPLTRLRVLWLAENPCCGTVPSQYRLNVLRCLPRLHKLDNQVVTEEELVFALNEGEEITPPAAAQKQFSTSGQPENVSSTNGQTEAELENDPLNYSMEETNKIREQLGMKPIPRDKFSSPSPRPAARKSHTLEAVLMLLKDLEEEELRIVHAATQNRQLRSHTHPKLTHTLQGDGPIDTHTLQGDGPIDTHTLQGDGPIDTHTLQGDGTIDTHTLTNSRERTTDIEH